A window of the Fulvia fulva chromosome 11, complete sequence genome harbors these coding sequences:
- a CDS encoding NADH dehydrogenase [ubiquinone] 1 beta subcomplex subunit 9 has translation MASKTQVLSLYRRSLKLALDWAVHRYIWRGQALYIRGLFEANKHVTQPRQQSELLQQTEELLEKWKHPDPYRPPTAPGGSKYERNLPAPILEPPPHMHL, from the exons ATGGCCTCTAAGACACAAGTCCT CTCCCTCTACCGCCGCTCCCTCAAGCTGGCCCTTGACTGGGCGGTCCACCGATATATTTGGCGCGGTCAGGCACTGTACATCCGCGGTCTCTTCGAAGCGAATAAGCATGTCACCCAGCCGAGACAGCAAAGC GAACTGCTACAGCAGACAGAGGAGCTGTTGGAGAAGTGGAAGCACCCCGATCCCTATAGACCACCAACTGCGCCCGGCGGCAGCAAGTACGAGCGCAACTTGCCTGCTCCCATTTTAGAGC CACCACCACACATGCACCTGTAG
- a CDS encoding 8-amino-7-oxononanoate synthase — protein sequence MKSSLSALENTITTRLEQRADNFTLRKLTTNPPGSIDFSSNDFLSLASSQDLRTCFLQELQSDPALAVNLGSGGSRLLDGNSTYAETLEQDIASFHNAQSGLLCNSGFDANTGLFSCLPQRGDVIVYDEYIHASVHDGMRLSRARKTVPFTHNSVHALRDVVKDCMREDAEVTMGSKNVFIAVEAVYSMDGDVAPLRDIVALVKRLLPKGNGHIIVDEAHSTGVFGPKGRGLVCELGLEKDITVRLHTFGKALACNGAILLCSPTIRKYLINYARPMIYTTFMSYPALAAIRASYTWLMQGRTEPLARNLLLLMQTLHERLLEMQASLRLPAHLQGLLRGPVTCPDSPIFAVLSSEPKVLAAHCQRHGFVVRGIVSPTVPEGTERVRVCLHAGNTVEQIEALVECIRGWVVSRVHEVDGSLDVRPRL from the coding sequence ATGAAATCCTCACTGTCAGCCCTCGAGAACACCATCACCACACGCCTAGAGCAACGGGCCGACAACTTTACGCTTCGAAAGTTGACCACCAACCCGCCAGGCAGCATCGACTTTTCGAGCAATGACTTCCTCTCTCTAGCCTCGTCGCAGGATCTCCGTACCTGCTTTCTTCAGGAACTGCAGTCAGACCCCGCCCTCGCAGTAAATCTGGGATCTGGGGGATCACGACTTCTTGATGGCAATTCGACGTACGCGGAGACCTTGGAGCAGGATATAGCGAGCTTTCATAATGCCCAGTCTGGTCTACTTTGCAATTCAGGATTCGACGCCAACACGGGACTTTTCTCGTGCTTGCCACAGAGAGGGGATGTGATTGTTTATGATGAGTATATACATGCGAGTGTTCACGATGGGATGAGGTTGTCGCGTGCTCGCAAGACCGTACCTTTCACGCACAACTCAGTACATGCATTAAGGGATGTGGTCAAGGACTGCATGCGCGAGGATGCAGAGGTTACGATGGGAAGCAAGAATGTGTTCATTGCTGTTGAAGCCGTGTACAGCATGGATGGAGATGTGGCGCCATTGCGAGACATCGTAGCCCTGGTGAAACGACTACTACCGAAAGGCAACGGCCACATCATCGTTGACGAAGCACATTCGACAGGCGTCTTTGGACCAAAGGGAAGAGGACTGGTCTGTGAGTTGGGTCTGGAGAAGGACATCACGGTCCGGCTGCACACCTTCGGCAAGGCGTTGGCGTGCAATGGCGCGATACTGCTGTGCAGTCCAACAATCCGGAAATACCTTATCAACTACGCCAGGCCAATGATATACACAACATTCATGTCGTACCCAGCACTTGCGGCAATCCGGGCATCCTATACATGGCTCATGCAAGGCAGGACCGAGCCTCTGGCCAGGAATCTGCTACTTCTGATGCAGACTCTACATGAGCGGCTGCTTGAAATGCAAGCATCATTGCGATTACCGGCACATCTGCAAGGCCTATTACGGGGTCCGGTGACATGTCCTGATTCGCCCATATTCGCAGTGCTTTCCTCCGAGCCGAAAGTGCTGGCGGCGCATTGTCAGAGGCATGGCTTCGTAGTGCGAGGTATTGTATCGCCAACGGTTCCCGAGGGCACAGAGCGTGTTCGAGTGTGCTTGCACGCTGGCAACACCGTTGAGCAGATCGAGGCGCTGGTGGAGTGCATTCGAGGATGGGTAGTCTCGCGCGTCCACGAGGTCGATGGTTCGCTAGATGTGCGGCCCAGGCTTTGA
- a CDS encoding Bifunctional dethiobiotin synthetase/adenosylmethionine-8-amino-7-oxononanoate aminotransferase, translating to MRQVGSVLWPKLRVLQVYGANTGVGKTIFSSILCRAFKKRLDEVNYLKPVSTGPLEEADDHHISTLGTGVTTKCLFQFDDPVSPHLAVRSAGKPICDAEVQTAIHEELCRHAKALNGISIVETAGGVLSPSPSGSSQADLYRPFRLPTILVGDHQLGGIGTTISAWESLHIRGYDVHSVALFVEDRYDNHSYLKEYFGDRKINTIAIPPPPERNSNVQEDQKAMRAFYERSSGRVQISAFVDQFLLDHEKRISELCSMPEEADQAIWHPFVQHTERSKDTIMAWDSAYGDHFQSYSTKQEAALEDFPDKSLLTPAFDGSASWWTQGLGHGNPSLALTAAHAAGRYGHVMFGGAIHKPGLDLAQTVIKKSGNPRLSKVFYSDNGSTGMEVAVKMALRASVERYQVKDPKNVSILGLKNSYHGDTIGTMDCSEPSIFNEKVEWYKGRGLWLDFPTVKMREGQWLVEPFEGAPFETQLFGSLSDLFDFDQREAEYNAYQKYLKTAISTKVAGGNLTLGALILEPILLGAGGMMFADPLYQRCLVEVAREFNVEEPSDFLATQHSNEDNHDWSGIPVIFDEVFTGLYRLGRFSAASFLGIQPDIVVNAKLLTGGLLPLCTTTASQSIFEAFLSNDKTDALLHGHSYTAHPMGCAVANESLRQLQDLDRGGAWENFKEDWSPRGTSHGVSYQGSEQAWSMWSWDFVSNVSHKANVDNVFALGSVLAITLKDPAGSGYASTAATGLRDKMLAGDGTGNGVVHSRVLGNVLYLMAAMTTPEETLRDLEGTVSKALE from the exons ATGAGGCAGGTAGGATCGGTCTTGTGGCCGAAGTTGAGGGTGTTGCAGGTTTATGGTGCGAACACGGGTGTTGGCAAGACCATCTTCTCGAGTATTCTTTGCCGAGCGTTCAAAAAGAGGTTGGATGAGGTGAATTATCTCAAACCTGTCTCTACGGGGCCTTTGGAGGAGGCAGATGATCA CCATATCTCGACATTGGGAACTGGAGTGACGACAAAATGCTTGTTTCAATTCGATGATCCAGTCAGTCCGCATCTGGCTGTTCGATCGGCGGGCAAG CCCATCTGCGATGCCGAGGTCCAAACAGCCATTCACGAGGAGCTCTGTCGCCATGCGAAAGCACTAAACGGTATCTCGATAGTCGAGACTGCTGGAGGAGTACTTTCACCCTCGCCATCAGGAAGTTCACAAGCAGATCTATATCGACCATTCAGATTGCCAACGATTCTCGTCGGAGACCATCAGTTGGGCGGCATTGGAACCACAATCTCGGCATGGGAGTCACTACACATCCGTGGCTATGATGTGCATTCAGTAGCGTTGTTCGTGGAGGACCGGTACGACAACCATTCCTACCTCAAAGAGTATTTCGGTGATCGCAAGATCAACACCATTGCGATACCTCCACCGCCAGAACGCAACTCAAATGTTCAAGAAGATCAGAAGGCTATGAGAGCATTCTACGAGCGATCGAGTGGACGGGTGCAGATCTCTGCTTTCGTGGACCAGTTCTTACTCGATCATGAAAAGCGGATCAGCGAGTTGTGCTCGATGCCGGAGGAAGCTGACCAGGCCATCTGGCATCCATTCGTGCAGCACACGGAGAGATCGAAAGACACGATCATGGCGTGGGACTCGGCGTATGGCGATCATTTCCAAAGCTACTCTACGAAACAGGAAGCGGCCTTGGAGGACTTCCCCGACAAATCGCTACTCACCCCAGCATTCGACGGCTCAGCCTCTTGGTGGACACAAGGGCTTGGTCACGGCAACCCGTCTCTTGCCCTGACCGCAGCTCATGCTGCAGGACGATACGGCCATGTCATGTTCGGTGGCGCAATTCACAAGCCAGGCCTCGACCTCGCGCAGACCGTGATCAAGAAGTCTGGCAACCCACGCCTCAGCAAAGTCTTCTACTCCGACAATGGCAGCACTGGGATGGAAGTCGCAGTAAAGATGGCGCTCCGAGCCTCCGTCGAGCGATACCAAGTCAAAGACCCAAAGAACGTCTCAATTCTCGGGCTGAAGAACAGCTACCACGGTGACACAATCGGCACAATGGACTGCTCCGAACCCAGCATCTTCAACGAGAAAGTCGAATGGTACAAAGGTCGCGGTCTCTGGCTTGACTTCCCAACTGTGAAGATGCGAGAAGGCCAATGGCTCGTTGAACCTTTCGAAGGCGCACCATTCGAAACGCAGCTGTTTGGCTCTCTTAGCGATCTCTTCGACTTTGATCAGCGGGAGGCTGAGTACAATGCGTACCAGAAGTACCTCAAAACCGCCATCTCCACCAAAGTCGCAGGAGGCAACCTGACGCTCGGCGCGCTCATTCTTGAGCCTATCCTCTTGGGCGCCGGAGGCATGATGTTCGCTGATCCACTCTACCAACGCTGCCTTGTCGAAGTAGCGCGTGAGTTCAACGTCGAGGAGCCGAGTGACTTCCTCGCCACTCAGCATTCTAATGAGGATAACCACGACTGGTCCGGCATCCCCGTGATCTTCGACGAAGTCTTCACAGGTCTATACCGTCTCGGCCGTTTCAGTGCTGCTTCTTTCCTGGGCATACAACCGGACATCGTCGTGAATGCGAAACTCCTGACGGGAGGTCTGCTGCCGCTGTGCACCACGACTGCGAGCCAGAGTATCTTCGAAGCGTTCCTGAGTAACGACAAGACGGATGCTCTCCTACATGGACACAGCTACACCGCTCACCCCATGGGCTGCGCCGTGGCGAACGAGAGTCTGCGTCAGCTCCAAGATCTTGACCGCGGTGGCGCATGGGAGAACTTCAAGGAGGACTGGAGTCCGCGTGGTACATCTCATGGCGTGTCGTACCAGGGTAGCGAGCAAGCGTGGAGTATGTGGAGCTGGGACTTTGTCTCGAATGTCTCGCACAAGGCGAATGTGGATAATGTGTTCGCTCTTGGGTCCGTGTTGGCAATCACGCTGAAGGACCCGGCGGGCAGTGGATATGCTTCGACTGCGGCGACGGGGCTGAGAGACAAGATGTTGGCGGGTGATGGGACGGGAAATGGGGTGGTGCATTCGAGGGTGTTGGGGAATGTGCTGTACCTTATGGCTGCTATGACAACGCCGGAGGAGACTTTGAGGGATTTGGAGGGGACGGTTTCGAAGGCGCTGGAGTGA
- a CDS encoding 6-methylsalicylic acid decarboxylase atA gives MAPTYKPDPRNYSIAVVGGGIGGLCTAIGLLHQAINVTIYEAASRLSELGFGVSLAPNATRALQLIEPAMYAGFLKARTNNAWPDRQQFWFSFRAGEESMSDGQNYGKRFFDQHCETGQSSVHRANFLDELVALVPKEIARFGKRLVDLEDNGEDVTLRFADGSTARHSAVIGCDGIKSVVRQFVLGKNDPATYPVVSGKYAYRGLVPMEEAAGVLGDELARNSQIYVGHGGHILTFPIQGGKTMNAVAFGTKEDGEWRHPEWVIPMDKEAMLEDFKGWIAPAQQILGLMRKGDIWALFDHPPAHTYTKGRVYLLGDAAHASTPHNGAGAGQAVEDALILAQVMALVYNKKDIPRALSAYDKVRRPRSQRLVKESRVTGLLYDLQAPKVEDDLEKVAASLKVNKIWLWNHDHEAEIKKVQQVFLEESAKL, from the exons ATGGCGCCTACCTACAAGCCCGACCCAAGAAACTACTCAATCGCCGTAGTAGGAGGCGGCATCGGCGGTCTCTGCACAGCAATAGGTCTTCTCCACCAAGCCATCAACGTCACAATCTACGAAG CTGCATCGCGACTCTCCGAGCTCGGCTTCGGCGTTTCGCTAGCCCCCAATGCCACCCGCGCCCTCCAACTCATCGAGCCAGCAATGTATGCAGGCTTCTTGAAAGCACGAACGAACAACGCCTGGCCCGATCGTCAGCAGTTCTGGTTCTCGTTCCGCGCGGGCGAGGAGAGTATGAGTGACGGGCAGAATTACGGTAAGAGGTTCTTTGACCAGCATTGTGAGACAGGGCAGAGTAGTGTGCATCGTGCGAATTTTCTGGATGAACTGGTGGCTCTTGTGCCTAAGGAGATCGCGAGGTTTGGTAAGAGGTTGGTAGATCTGGAGGATAATGGAGAGGATGTGACTCTCCGTTTCGCAGACGGTTCAACAGCTCGACACAGTGCAGTGATCGGCTGCGATGGCATCAAGAGCGTGGTACGACAGTTTGTACTTGGGAAGAACGATCCAGCGACGTACCCTGTCGTCAGCGGCAAGTACGCGTATCGCGGCCTAGTGCCCATGGAAGAAGCCGCAGGCGTCTTGGGGGATGAGCTTGCCAGAAACTCACAGATCTACGTTGGGCACGGTGGGCACATCCTGACGTTCCCGATCCAGGGCGGCAAAACGATGAACGCTGTAGCCTTCGGGACGAAAGAGGACGGTGAGTGGAGACACCCCGAGTGGGTGATACCGATGGATAAAGAGGCTATGCTTGAGGACTTCAAGGGCTGGATAGCACCAGCTCAGCAGATTCTCGGCTTGATGAGGAAAGGGGACATTTGGGCTCTCTTCGACCACCCACCCGCTCACACCTACACGAAAGGCCGTGTCTATTTGCTTGGCGATGCAGCTCATGCCTCGACTCCACACAACGGCGCAGGTGCAGGCCAGGCTGTTGAAGACGCCCTGATACTGGCGCAAGTTATGGCACTTGTCTACAATAAGAAGGACATACCGAGAGCGCTCTCAGCCTACGACAAGGTGAGGAGGCCGCGAAGCCAGCGACTTGTGAAGGAGTCGAGGGTGACCGGATTGCTGTATGATTTGCAAGCACCGAAGGTTGAAGATGATTTGGAGAAGGTCGCTGCGAG TCTGAAAGTCAACAAAATCTGGCTCTGGAACCATGATCACGAAGCTGAAATCAAGAAAGTGCAGCAAGTCTTCCTCGAGGAATCTGCTAAGCTATAG
- a CDS encoding Esterase citA, producing the protein MASSPLSRGQTPLPESQTLDKPRILCLHGGGVTGEVFRQQARSLIRQLPAFRLVFADGPFFCNPGPGIVPVYQDCGPFRRWLRWLPEHPPIDNDAAIEEVMYSIETCKREDAGTGSWVGLIGFSQGAKLSASLLYDQQIRIEKEGKADTDYKFAVLLAGRSPLVSFCEHSRSPACVNPGEISEGFHYEGESPHILRLPTLHVHGLNDDGLHLHRKMLKQYHDPETATVIEWDGTHRVPIKKADVQPICDWIYKNAEENGVDVRDG; encoded by the coding sequence ATGGCATCATCACCACTCTCACGCGGTCAAACGCCTCTGCCTGAATCACAGACTCTCGACAAGCCTCGAATATTGTGTCTACATGGCGGTGGTGTAACCGGCGAGGTCTTCCGACAACAAGCCCGATCACTGATCAGACAACTTCCAGCATTTCGTCTCGTCTTCGCTGATGGTCCATTCTTTTGCAATCCGGGTCCGGGCATAGTACCGGTGTATCAAGACTGTGGTCCCTTCAGGAGATGGCTGCGATGGCTCCCGGAACATCCACCGATCGACAATGATGCTGCGATCGAAGAGGTCATGTACAGTATTGAGACGTGCAAGAGAGAGGACGCGGGAACAGGATCATGGGTGGGATTGATAGGTTTCAGTCAAGGCGCGAAGCTGTCGGCGAGTCTTTTGTACGACCAACAAATTCGAATAGAGAAGGAAGGCAAGGCGGACACGGACTACAAATTTGCTGTGCTGCTGGCAGGAAGGAGTCCGCTGGTGTCATTCTGTGAGCACAGCAGGAGTCCGGCCTGTGTCAATCCAGGAGAGATCAGCGAGGGCTTCCACTACGAGGGAGAATCACCGCACATCCTCAGGCTGCCAACGCTGCATGTTCACGGCCTGAACGATGATGGTCTGCATCTCCACAGGAAAATGCTGAAGCAGTATCACGATCCGGAAACGGCGACTGTGATCGAGTGGGACGGAACGCACAGAGTACCAATCAAGAAGGCGGATGTACAGCCGATATGTGACTGGATCTACAAGAACGCTGAGGAAAATGGCGTGGATGTGCGAGATGGTTGA
- a CDS encoding 60S ribosomal protein L29, translated as MDAEALRLLGDPQITKVPVGQSEHEFSIHTRLLCHYSAYFRLQYASETQEAQKNTFYLPALATGAFSTLQAWLYQCAVNYNTDREPEFELHHVAIPNDRERRATVTWSALIDLYIVAHHLDALKLRNKILTRLQAEYDGQTEIDDDASLPTAANVCTAWTGSQGNSHLCRWLTTAFAFRWRCWEVEAEEMSKFPGDFRTSVMKMNSQRIHEKRWDEEPNFANNLSLYHDHHSREEREQCQRVRGEKTHDDRVEPGYAQPPAPDSQHRADVVTSSDETKDADDDPEDILEPGIVKIEAETGHAIEDEEGDTRLGFYHPEDGDEDESDNDKEAISDHVAEGLSSTDRTRHDPRRPDGQANLIGRPAIRAPTLDPHELEALIAEPDEAVVDVADWNTPVGETEADWNKPVGETEADGSISPQHAQNEGISEFVGSDYGTGWNEQAFEIDLDISSEGGDRMSPEDQPSDEGDAIHDDGPITRDEAEGRHLDHDITIDGDTDDERDPTTTTGPRPRGRPSGTYNMKLRRPRQDGEWWSQPKAAWRAFMIEQDDVKVRKNRGNLVRWTHAGNIMENPALQSSKVVAMAKSKNSSQHNQSKKAHRNGIKKPKTHRYPSLKGTDPKFRRNHRHALHGTMKALKEVKEGKRDSA; from the exons ATGGACGCCGAGGCGCT GCGATTGCTAGGTGATCCTCAAATCACGAAAGTGCCCGTTGGGCAATCGGAGCACGAGTTCAGCATACATACTCGCCTGCTGTGCCATTACTCCGCATACTTCCGCCTCCAGTACGCCAGTGAAACACAAGAAGCCCAAAAGAACACTTTCTATCTGCCTGCTCTCGCCACGGGAGCGTTCAGCACATTGCAGGCATGGCTCTACCAATGTGCCGTCAACTACAATACTGATCGTGAGCCTGAATTCGAACTTCATCACGTAGCGATACCAAATGATCGTGAGCGTCGAGCGACTGTCACCTGGAGTGCGCTGATTGATCTGTACATTGTGGCTCACCACTTGGACGCACTAAAACTGCGTAACAAAATCCTCACTCGATTGCAAGCTGAGTACGACGGGCAGACGGAGATAGACGATGACGCATCGCTGCCAACCGCTGCGAACGTCTGCACGGCATGGACTGGATCTCAGGGCAACTCACACCTTTGCAGATGGCTGACCACGGCCTTCGCTTTTCGTTGGAGATGTTGGGAAGTTGAGGCCGAGGAAATGTCAAAGTTTCCCGGAGACTTTCGAACGTCGGTAATGAAGATGAATAGCCAACGCATTCATGAGAAGCGCTGGGATGAGGAGCCGAACTTCGCCAACAATCTTAGTCTTTACCATGACCATCATTCTCGCGAAGAGCGTGAGCAATGCCAGCGAGTAAGAGGGGAAAAGACACATGACGATCGCGTTGAGCCCGGGTATGCTCAGCCACCTGCGCCGGACAGTCAGCATCGTGCGGATGTTGTGACATCTAGCGATGAGACCAAAGACGCAGATGATGACCCAGAAGATATTCTTGAGCCAGGGATCGTCAAGATCGAAGCCGAGACGGGACATGCCATcgaagacgaagaaggcgacACACGCCTGGGCTTCTACCATCCTGAAGACGGCGACGAGGATGAGAGCGATAATGACAAAGAGGCCATTTCCGATCATGTGGCAGAAGGCCTCTCTTCCACTGATCGTACCCGGCATGATCCTCGTCGACCAGATGGTCAAGCCAATCTGATAGGACGTCCCGCTATTCGCGCGCCAACACTGGATCCGCATGAGCTCGAAGCTCTTATAGCCGAGCCTGACGAAGCAGTAGTGGACGTAGCAGATTGGAACACACCTGTTGGCGAGACAGAGGCAGATTGGAACAAACCTGTTGGCGAGACAGAGGCAGATGGTAGCATATCACCTCAGCACGCACAAAATGAAGGCATCAGCGAGTTCGTTGGATCTGACTACGGCACGGGTTGGAACGAGCAAGCGTTTGAAATTGACTTGGACATCAGCTCGGAGGGCGGTGATCGCATGAGCCCTGAAGACCAGCCTAGCGATGAAGGTGATGCGATCCATGATGATGGCCCAATCACGAGGGATGAGGCGGAGGGCCGACACTTGGACCATGACATTACCATCGACGGGGATACAGATGACGAGCGAGATCCCACAACGACAACCGGCCCACGTCCCCGCGGCCGCCCGAGTGGCACGTATAACATGAAACTGCGTCGCCCAAGACAGGACGGCGAATGGTGGTCGCAACCCAAAGCAGCATGGCGAGCATTCATGATCGAGCAGGATGATGTCAAGGTCAGGAAGAACAGGGGAAACTTGGTTCGGTGGACGCATGCTGGAAACATCATGGAAAACCCAGCGCTTC AGAGCAGCAAAGTCGTCGCAATGGCCA AATCCAAGAACTCGTCGCAGCACAACCAGTCGAAGAAGGCCCACAGGAACGG TATCAAGAAGCCAAAGACCCACAGATACCCTTCGCTCAAGGGAACCGACCCTAAGTTCAGGCGAAACCACAGACATGCTCTGCACGGCACCATGAAGGCTTTG AAGGAGGTCAAGGAGGGCAAGCGCGATTCCGCATAA
- a CDS encoding Grainyhead-like protein 2, with translation MFRNRRTSQKPSDELYRNFKAKFPQLISTSSSSSSGSASVQAQTQTQPTTSLAEALDIPLNPRSLDHSQPHDIKDADPTPRGSNEPWNFGTSGLTPSLMDPNSNGFNMFANQLPAYYTATPGGTNTLYHSQAGDLHTPGLGMGLGTPLSMPTSESGLHAGQQGPFNGFQNHLPQHVQPHHVQPQHFQNVNPFQMHQQQGFPSHHFTQQPSYDEGLGPVGESPVDDLGMDMGMGHHNHSPETLFQPPNLQTTMQPPPLHPSGEKFRYHVTLNAPTAMIKHSDEIPVTYLNKGQAYTLNVVDTHTQQGTPAGRYRTFVRVSFEDETQRAKPAACWQLWKEGRGTNEAHQRGGRLQAVEYVDSGQMGGAEDPSKPKVELECASFDGFCVTWSPPNGSAECPISVRFNFLSTDFSHSKGVKGIPVRLCAKTEAIEEPAISSSQIGGSEVCYCKVKLFRDHGAERKLSNDVAHVKKTIDKLNQQIAQIESGMRDLGKRKRSGSMAKGLDGRPGKVPKHRRTWSMTSVTSNGGRGSAEEDLHMKLMTLQDMFTSTRPASVLYLRGDDEDDMDNYPVKLTGEVPDLARTDSVETNNSEWKNNSLDGPNSSMVSPSPSNNSLIGSRKDSSMQQPTPIGGPSRANSNEWRNNPQTATMDIQPTINEHLQSPPDSLPTQVQTKSPKDGSVSGWIEAVDVDHSYQPPPERPVKPVASFYVQPRVAGRAPTDNFYRAIYIMNRTLKDFTTTLAMKCNIEPTEVLRTYRVDRNGIHILFDDDCIRELLEGQDMTAEFSEIGEDEMPVKPKREWDAVTQGIQCDGDVPTIENVSSTGYELKLLF, from the exons ATGTTTCGAAACAG GAGGACTTCACAAAAGCCTAGCGACGAGCTCTATCGCAACTTCAAAGCAAAGTTCCCTCAGCTCATTTCTACAAGCTCATCGTCGTCGAGCGGCAGTGCGTCAGTCCAGGCGCAGACGCAGACACAGCCGACAACGTCGCTCGCGGAGGCGCTCGATATCCCGCTCAACCCGCG GTCCCTCGATCATAGTCAGCCGCACGATATCAAGGATGCAGACCCCACCCCAAGAGGTTCCAACGAACCGTGGAATTTTGGGACGTCAGGTCTAACTCCTTCACTCATGGATCCAAACAGCAACGGCTTCAATATGTTCGCAAATCAGCTGCCGGCCTACTACACGGCCACACCCGGCGGCACCAACACGCTCTACCACAGTCAAGCGGGCGACTTACACACGCCTGGTCTTGGCATGGGGTTGGGCACACCGCTATCAATGCCAACTTCGGAGAGCGGCTTGCATGCTGGACAGCAAGGGCCCTTCAATGGCTTTCAAAATCATCTTCCACAACACGTGCAACCGCACCATGTACAGCCTCAGCATTTCCAGAACGTCAACCCTTTCCAGATGCACCAGCAGCAAGGCTTCCCATCGCATCACTTTACCCAGCAGCCGTCCTACGATGAAGGCCTGGGTCCGGTTGGCGAGTCGCCTGTCGACGACTTGGGCATGGACATGGGAATGGGTCACCACAACCACTCACCGGAAACGCTGTTTCAACCGCCGAACCTGCAAACCACCATGCAGCCTCCACCATTACATCCCTCTGGCGAGAA ATTTCGCTACCATGTCACATTGAACGCCCCAACAGCTATGATCAAGCACTCCGACGAGATTCCGGTCACGTACCTGAACAAAGGGCAAGCGTACACGCTCAATGTGGTCGACACGCATACACAGCAAGGCACTCCAGCTGGTCGTTATCGCACGTTCGTGCGTGTCTCTTTCGAGGACGAGACCCAACGAGCGAAACCCGCCGCCTGCTGGCAACTCTGGAAGGAAGGACGCGGTACCAACGAAGCACATCAGCGGGGCGGACGATTACAAGCCGTTGAATATGTCGATTCTGGCCAAATGGGCGGTGCCGAAGACCCCAGCAAACCGAAAGTTGAGCTCGAATGCGCATCTTTCGACGGCTTTTGCGTTACCTGGAGCCCTCCGAACGGCAGCGCTGAGTGTCCCATCTCAGTGCGCTTCAACTTCCTCTCGACCGATTTCAGCCACTCCAAGGGTGTGAAGGGCATTCCTGTTCGACTTTGCGCGAAGACTGAAGCGATCGAAGAGCCTGCCATTTCCTCGTCGCAAATTGGAGGCTCAGAGGTGTGCTATTGCAAAGTCAAGCTTTTCAGAGACCATGGCGCAGAGCGAAAGCTTTCCAACGACGTCGCACATGTCAAGAAGACGATCGACAAGCTGAACCAGCAAATAGCGCAGATCGAGTCCGGGATGCGGGATCTTGGCAAACGGAAACGAAGCGGTTCCATGGCCAAGGGACTCGATGGCAGACCTGGCAAAGTACCCAAGCATCGGAGGACGTGGTCTATGACTTCTGTCACCTCCAACGGTGGCAGAGGTAGTGCTGAGGAGGATCTGCACATGAAGCTGATGACGCTTCAAGACATGTTCACCTCGACCAGACCCGCGAGTGTGCTCTACCTTCGCGGCGACGACGAGGACGATATGGACAACTACCCAGTCAAGCTCACTGGCGAGGTTCCCGATCTTGCTAGAACCGACTCCGTGGAGACCAACAATTCCGAGTGGAAGAACAACAGTCTGGACGGACCAAACTCGTCCATGGTATCGCCCAGTCCAAGCAATAACTCGCTCATTGGGAGTCGCAAAGACTCGAGTATGCAGCAACCTACACCTATTGGCGGACCCTCTCGAGCCAACTCGAACGAATGGAGGAACAATCCACAGACCGCCACGATGGATATCCAGCCCACGATCAATGAGCATCTACAAAGCCCACCCGACAGCCTTCCAACCCAGGTTCAGACCAAATCTCCAAAGGACGGATCAGTCTCAGGATGGATCGAGGCAGTAGATGTCGATCACAGCTACCAGCCACCCCCAGAACGGCCAGTCAAGCCGGTCGCTTCATTTTACGTCCAGCCTCGTGTTGCTGGCAGAGCACCCACAGACAACTTTTACCGCGCGATCTATATCATGAACCGAACTTTGAAAGACTTCACTACGACGCTTGCCATGAAGTGCAACATCGAACCTACCGAAGTCCTGCGCACCTACCGAGTCGACCGCAACGGTATCCACATTCTCTTCGACGACGATTGTATTCGAGAACTTCTAGAGGGCCAAGATATGACTGCTGAATTCAGCGAAATTGGGGAAGACGAAATGCCCGTGAAGCCAAAGCGCGAGTGGGACGCGGTGACTCAGGGAATCCAGTGCGATGGCGACGTCCCTACGATCGAGAATGTCAGCTCAACTGGATACGAGCTGAAGCTTCTGTTCTAA